From a region of the Alnus glutinosa chromosome 1, dhAlnGlut1.1, whole genome shotgun sequence genome:
- the LOC133876472 gene encoding protein PIN-LIKES 2, giving the protein MLRYLKVIYQDNMKSTGEDLLSAIIPLMKLLSLTVIGLVLALPKTQIIPRATFRLLSKLVFALFLPCLIFTELGESITLENFADWWFIPVNVLVSTAIGCFLGYLVVVICRPPPQFKRFTIIMTAFGNTGNLPLAIVGSVCHTADNPFGSHCHSRGVAYVSFSSWVSVILVYTLVYHMMEPPLEYYEIVEEGGEIEEQEAVNDVSRPLLVEAEWPGIEDKETEHSKTPFIARIFQSISNVSQSSFPDVEVSGEGSANSPRSIRCLAEPKVVRRIRIAAEQTPIQHILQPPTIASLLAIIIGTVPQLKAFLFGYDAPLSFVTDSLEILGGAMVPSVMLILGGMLAEGPNDSKLGLRTTVGISIARLLVLPVLGIGVVALSDKLDFLVHGDAMYRFVLLLQYTTPSAILLGAIASLRGYAVSEASALLFWQHVFALFSLSVYIYIYFKIIPYV; this is encoded by the coding sequence ATGTTGCGTTACTTAAAGGTGATCTATCAAGACAATATGAAGTCTACTGGTGAAGATTTGCTAAGTGCAATAATCCCTTTGATGAAGCTCCTTTCCCTCACGGTTATAGGTCTGGTTCTTGCACTCCCAAAAACTCAAATAATTCCTAGAGCGACATTTAGGCTCCTCAGCAAGCTTGTTTTTGCTTTGTTCTTGCCCTGCCTAATCTTTACCGAACTCGGTGAAAGCATTACACTTGAGAACTTTGCTGATTGGTGGTTTATACCGGTTAATGTATTAGTCAGTACAGCTATTGGTTGCTTCCTTGGGTACTTGGTCGTGGTTATTTGCCGCCCGCCTCCACAGTTTAAAAGATTCACCATTATCATGACTGCATTTGGTAATACTGGAAATCTCCCTCTTGCCATTGTTGGATCAGTCTGTCATACCGCAGATAACCCATTTGGATCCCATTGTCATTCGAGAGGGGTGGCTTatgtctctttttcttcatgGGTTTCTGTGATTCTTGTTTATACCCTCGTGTATCACATGATGGAGCCTCCATTGGAATATTATGAGATTGTTGAAGAAGGGGGTGAGATTGAAGAACAAGAAGCAGTTAATGATGTCAGTAGGCCACTCCTTGTAGAAGCTGAATGGCCGGGTATTGAAGATAAAGAAACTGAACATTCCAAGACACCCTTTATTGCTAGAATTTTCCAAAGCATATCAAATGTTTCTCAGTCATCTTTTCCTGACGTTGAGGTTTCAGGAGAAGGCAGTGCGAACAGTCCCAGGTCCATTAGATGTTTGGCTGAGCCTAAAGTCGTCAGGAGGATCAGAATTGCTGCCGAACAAACTCCAATACAGCACATTCTTCAACCTCCAACTATTGCTTCTTTGTTAGCTATCATTATTGGGACAGTGCCTCAATTGAAAGCTTTTCTCTTTGGATATGATGCTCCACTATCTTTTGTTACAGACAGTTTAGAGATTTTAGGTGGTGCAATGGTGCCTTCTGTGATGCTTATTCTTGGGGGTATGCTTGCTGAGGGGCCAAATGACTCTAAACTTGGGCTTCGAACTACAGTTGGTATAAGCATAGCGAGGCTCTTGGTGCTTCCCGTGCTTGGAATTGGTGTAGTAGCATTGTCTGATAAACTGGATTTTCTGGTCCACGGTGATGCAATGTACAGATTTGTACTTTTGTTGCAGTACACAACACCAAGTGCCATTTTATTGGGAGCAATTGCCAGCTTGAGGGGATATGCAGTTAGTGAGGCGTCAGCACTTCTCTTTTGGCAGCATGTGTTCGCCCTCTTCTCCCTTTCGGTGTATATTTATATCTACTTCAAAATAATCCCATATGTTTGA
- the LOC133851599 gene encoding uncharacterized protein LOC133851599 yields the protein MESISILCSPNILSLSPKNGQSHPKRAFARVFASRKEPDHDQNYSGGRLVDESMIVLRKRLHVMKMMERNYQPPPDWMDWEKQFYTSYDSSICHLLGFLQIQLMNTRPGLALGLLSLLILSVPSANIDRSGFVSFDGDY from the coding sequence ATGGAATCCATTTCTATTCTTTGTTCACCTAATATTCTTTCTCTTAGCCCAAAAAATGGCCAGAGTCATCCAAAAAGAGCATTCGCCAGAGTTTTTGCGTCAAGAAAAGAACCTGATCATGACCAAAACTATTCTGGCGGCCGGTTAGTGGACGAAAGCATGATTGTTCTTCGGAAGCGACTGCATGTGATGAAGATGATGGAGAGGAACTACCAGCCACCGCCTGATTGGATGGATTGGGAGAAGCAGTTTTACACGAGCTACGACTCCTCTATATGCCACTTGCTGGGTTTCTTGCAAATCCAGTTGATGAATACAAGGCCAGGCTTGGCTTTAGGACTTTTGTCTCTGCTAATTTTGAGCGTGCCAAGTGCCAACATCGACCGCTCTggttttgtttcatttgatgGAGATTACTAA